A genomic stretch from Primulina huaijiensis isolate GDHJ02 chromosome 14, ASM1229523v2, whole genome shotgun sequence includes:
- the LOC140957798 gene encoding uncharacterized protein, whose translation MSLVARTLAVVPLHSQSHFISTKPKHISPHFCIQCKIDRYSNREAEQPMNNPSVAQRKKGLHGASRRSVIKKSFIQEQVEFATPVSSDPVVGIIGGGMSGLVCALYLEKRGVKSTVFDTGMHGFGGRMGTRIIDPHPLIFDHAAQFFTVTDPKFAEMVDGWSKEGLVCEWQGTVGELESGGRFVQLPAMPPRYIGINGMRPLADHILSQTSMVNVVRPCWISKLEPYNGMWYLSKKGKPCGNFDAIVIAHNGKCANRLLAASGLPLIARQMKRLTLSSIWALLAAFEDPLPVSSLEQEITFEGAFVTGVDSVSWIANNTKKLLGPESSGPYCWTILSTAAFGKQNKVPQESIPSATAEKVKELMLEGLENALGLQKSSLKRPFYSRLQLWGAALPTNSPGIPCIFDPHGRAGICGDWLLGSSIEAAALSGMALANHIADYFQSGGTCPDDFAAGLHSNFQPIIGHDIGQFPGLESPLLAT comes from the exons ATGTCTCTTGTTGCTCGGACTCTCGCCGTCGTCCCTTTACACTCCCAGTCTCATTTCATTTCAACCAAACCCAAACACATCAGCCCACATTTTTGCATCCAATGCAAGATCGATAGATACAGTAATAGGGAAGCCGAACAACCCATGAACAATCCCTCTGTGGCTCAGAGGAAAAAGGGGTTACATGGAGCCTCCAGGAGGTCTGTTATCAAGAAAAGCTTCATCCAGGAGCAGGTTGAGTTTGCGACTCCGGTTTCAAGCGATCCAGTTGTTGGGATTATCGGAGGTGGAATGTCCGGTCTTGTTTGTGCTCTTTACTTGGAAAAGAGAGGAGTAAAGTCCACTGTGTTTGACACG GGAATGCATGGGTTTGGAGGAAGAATGGGAACTAGAATCATTGACCCTCATCCTTTGATATTTGATCATGCCGCTCAATTCTTCACTGTTACTGACCCCAAGTTTGCCGAGATGGTTGATGGGTGGTCAAAAGAAGGCCTTGTTTGTGAATGGCAAGGTACAGTTGGAGAGCTTGAATCTGGTGGACGTTTTGTTCAGCTTCCTGCCATGCCTCCTAGATATATTGGTATCAATGGAATGCGTCCTCTTGCAGACCACATACTGTCACAG ACTTCTATGGTGAATGTGGTGCGTCCTTGCTGGATAAGTAAACTGGAGCCATACAATGGGATGTGGTACTTGAGCAAGAAGGGGAAGCCTTGTGGAAACTTCGATGCTATTGTTATTGCACACAATG GAAAATGTGCAAATCGATTGCTTGCCGCATCTGGCTTACCTCTAATTGCAAGACAAATGAAG AGACTTACTTTGAGTTCAATATGGGCCCTTCTTGCTGCATTTGAGGATCCCCTCCCTGTCTCTTCCCTTGAGCAAGAAATTACTTTCGAAGGAGCCTTTGTTACGGGTGTTGATTCTGTCTCATGGATTGCAAATAATACGAAGAAACTTTTAGGTCCAGAAAGCAGTGGCCCTTACTGTTGGACCATTTTGAGCACAGCAGCATTTGGAAAGCAAAACAAAGTACCACAG GAAAGTATTCCTTCTGCTACAGCAGAAAAGGTGAAGGAACTCATGCTTGAAGGCCTTGAGAATGCATTAGGACTGCAGAAAAGCTCTCTTAAAAGGCCTTTCTATAGTCGATTACAGTTATG GGGTGCTGCTCTTCCCACTAATTCTCCTGGAATCCCCTGCATCTTTGATCCACATGGAAGAGCTGGCATATGCGGTGATTGGCTACTGGGATCGAGCATAGAAGCTGCAGCCTTAAGTGGCATGGCTCTTGCTAATCAT ATTGCGGATTACTTCCAAAGTGGTGGAACATGCCCTGATGATTTTGCTGCTGGGTTGCACAGCAATTTTCAGCCAATTATTGGACATGACATAGGGCAGTTTCCTGGGTTGGAATCTCCATTGTTGGCTACTTAG